In the genome of Colletes latitarsis isolate SP2378_abdomen chromosome 9, iyColLati1, whole genome shotgun sequence, one region contains:
- the Aop gene encoding ETS variant transcription factor anterior open, with the protein MKLLPTIQLPQLPPVSTGGGMTGMDSRLPPGISLPFSPTELLWRYGPAMNFPPTHPPPTPFLDFKTHLPASLASDPRLWSREDVATFLRWAEREFDLPQFDMDMFQMNGKALCLLTKADLGERCPGAGDVLHNVLSMLARDFNQLQRCLPSSPVTPTRPSAYPLSPHSHPPTPTWTENPYTANLASLMSANSVTLSPAPSVDSQAGSPGHTEGTQSQVYKSDSDEDNQQAATGSPPATPTALAAQRLSEVCVKDQPSPTLAQPMMPLTPGAFRTNPANAAREFFPNDSPEPNTNGRLLWDFLQQLLNDPSQRYTHYIAWKSRETGVFKIVDPPGLARLWGIQKNHLSMNYDKMSRALRYYYRVNILRKVQGERHCYQFLRNPTELKNIKNISLLRQQMRIKSEPEEEGGSGAEPEIDMPTDLSMSSMSQPSNEQQQQQQQQQPLPLHDPPTKYRSHAYNLVKTNQESEERK; encoded by the exons AATTGTTGCCGACGATACAGCTACCGCAATTGCCACCGGTTTCGACCGGGGGTGGAATGACGGGGATGGACTCTCGGCTACCACCAGGCATATCTTTGCCTTTCAGTCCCACGGAGCTGCTCTGGCGATACGGTCCAGCCATGAATTTTCCACCCACTCACCCACCGCCAACTCCTTTCCTCGACTTCAAGACTCATCTGCCAGCGAGCCTAG CGTCCGACCCGCGATTGTGGTCCCGCGAGGACGTGGCGACGTTTCTCCGGTGGGCTGAACGTGAATTCGACCTACCACAATTCGACATGGACATGTTCCAAATGAACGGAAAGGCTCTGTGCCTGTTGACAAAAGCTGACCTGGGGGAAAGATGCCCAGGCGCGGGCGACGTGTTGCACAACGTGCTTTCGATGTTGGCCAGAGACTTTAATCAGCTACAAAGGTGCCTTCCAAGTAGTCCGGTGACACCTACCAGGCCCTCCGCGTATCCTCTCAGCCCCCATTCCCATCCCCCCACTCCGACCTGGACGGAAAACCCGTATACCGCGAATTTGGCCTCGTTAATGTCCGCGAATTCGGTGACATTATCTCCTGCGCCGTCGGTGGACAGCCAGGCAGGCTCCCCAGGACACACAGAGGGAACTCAAAGTCAGGTTTACAAGAGCGATTCGGACGAGGATAATCAACAAGCGGCTACCGGAAGCCCGCCAGCCACGCCAACCGCTTTAGCAGCGCAAAGGCTAAGCGAAGTTTGCGTTAAGGATCAACCGAGTCCCACGCTAGCACAGCCAATGATGCCTCTGACGCCCGGTGCCTTCAGGACGAATCCAGCAAACGCTGCAAGAGAATTTTTTCCCAACGATTCGCCCGAACCAAACACAA ATGGTAGACTTTTGTGGGATTTTCTTCAACAACTTTTAAACGACCCCTCGCAACGATACACACATTATATCGCGTGGAAAAGCCGGGAAACAGGTGTGTTTAAAATTGTTGACCCTCCCGGGCTGGCGAGGCTTTGGGGCATCCAAAAGAATCATCTTTCCATGAATTACGACAAAATGAGTAGAGCCCTTCGATACTACTACCGTGTAAATATTCTGCGAAAGGTCCAAGGAGAACGGCACTGTTACCA GTTTCTGCGAAACCCGACAGAGCTAAAGAACATAAAGAACATATCTCTGCTGCGTCAGCAAATGCGGATAAAGTCAGAGCCGGAAGAAGAAGGAGGAAGTGGCGCCGAGCCGGAAATCGATATGCCGACGGACCTCTCGATGTCCAGCATGAGTCAGCCATCCAACgagcaacaacagcaacagcaacagcagcaaccTCTACCTCTTCACGATCCGCCTACAAAATATAGAAGTCACGCGTACAATCTCGTTAAAACCAACCAGGAGTCGGAGGAGAGGAAGTGA